The Rhineura floridana isolate rRhiFlo1 chromosome 10, rRhiFlo1.hap2, whole genome shotgun sequence genome includes a region encoding these proteins:
- the ENKUR gene encoding enkurin, whose translation MAALCVEESIYNLLPHIAAKSFKEPRYVSTFKPYVKRTIEQSKAPWKTIGPPKVQVPSPKDFLQKHSKEPKLPKREKDQEGKKMRESNVPRRSDHPIMGVQSTKNFISTNAANVIMGVAKKPLPVCVDRRQGDKFILETSGLVPKYLKKKDYGLTPKYVTKRSEDVKRAQEEYDAYVKETLRQKAMKRLSDEERESLIEGLKKNWEEVHHEFQSLSVEIDTIPKKLHKERLETQMKQLEHDIQTIEKHRVIYIANK comes from the exons ATGGCAGCACTGTGCGTGGAGGAGAGCATTTACAATCTGCTACCTCACATTGCGGCGAAGTCTTTCAAGGAACCTAG ATATGTGTCGACATTTAAACCGTATGTGAAACGTACAATAGAACAAAGTAAAGCACCATGGAAAACCATTGGACCACCAAAAGTCCAGGTGCCCTCTCCAAAAGACTTCCTTCAGAAACATTCAAAGGAACCAAAGTTACCAAAGC gggaAAAAGACCAAGAAGGTAAAAAAATGAGAGAATCAAATGTGCCTAGAAGGTCAGATCATCCAATTATGGGAGTTCAAAGTACAAAGAATTTCATAAGCACAAATGCAGCTAATGTTATCATGGGAGTGGCTAAGAAACCTCTACCAGTTTGCGTCGACAGGCGACAGGGAGACAAATTTATTCTTGAAACTTCAGGACTTGTTCCAAAATATCTCAAGAAAAAG GATTATGGCCTTACTCCAAAATATGTAACAAAGCGAAGTGAAGATGTAAAGAGAGCTCAGGAAGAGTATGATGCCTATGTCAAGGAAACGCTCAGACAGAAAGCCATGAAACGGCTCTCTGATGAAGAGAGGGAAAGTCTTATCGAG GGTCTCAAGAAGAACTGGGAAGAGGTTCATCATGAATTCCAAAGCCTTTCAGTAGAAATAGATACAATACCAAAGAAGCTTCATAAAGAAAGGCTGGAAACGCAGATGAAGCAGTTGGAACATGATATTCAGACAATTGAGAAACACAGAGTTATTTATATTGCAAACAAATGA